GTATGCTTTTCGTCCTGTATATTCAATATGACTTCGGATATCTGTTTGGGTGAAAGCGACGAAGATGTATAAATAATTAATATCGCCGCCACAATGACAGCCGGTATACAAAGAAGCGCCGCGATCAGCACTATAATCCTTTTTTTACCAGATTTACTTTTCATTGCAGAATTACCCGTCCGGCAACGTGAAGCTCGTCGGTGTCATATATCCTTATCGGATTATAAGCCGAATTCTCAGAAATAAGATAACAACCTCCGTTTCTATATTCAAGACGTTTGCATAAGCTCTCTCCGTTGAGAATAAAAATACCTATCTCGCCGGGTTCGAGGGTGCTTTGCTTTTTAACCCAGACAACAGCTCCGTTTTCAATTACCGGAATCATGCTGTCACCGCGTATTTTAATTCCAAAGCTCGCGTCATCCGGCGCGTTTTCCGCCCAATCCATAGCATAGTCGTCGGTAAGCAGCGGCAGCGCAGCGCCGGCGGCGGCGGGCGCGTCATATACAGGGAGGCGTTTTGGTTTAAGCTTTTGCTTGAAGGCGGATTCCTTTTGTTTCAGGCACGTATTTGATTCGTACTCGGCGGAATTCATAACGGAGCCTCTTGCGCGGTCATCAAGAGAGCGGAACAGCATAACCAATTTCCTTTCTTCATCTGACAGCTCTACCGGAGCCGGCAATATACCGTCGAACACAAGCTCCTCGACGGTAACTTCCAAAAATTCCGCGATTTTAAACACGGAGGCAAGCCTTTCAGTGTCAGATTCCCGCTTGAGCATGCTGTCGAGAGTGGTATACGGTATTCCGGCCGCTTTCGCAAGCTGAGCTTTCGTTATTCCGCGATCTTTCAATAGGACAGATATTTTCCCGCTGAAGGACATATGTATACCAGCCTTTCTTAATGTTTTATTTACATTATATCTTATAATTCAGTATATACTCATATATCATAACATAAATTACGGCCTTTGTAAACAGCATTTTACGATAATACATAATATTTTATACTCTGGTTTGTATATTCGGAGGCAATAATGCGAAAATACATAATTTCAAATGGTTCAACAAGAAAAAAACGCCCGGTATTGTTTAATATTGCGGCAATTTTTGCGGGTGCCGTGGTGCTTACCGCTTTGTCTGCAGCTTTGATGAACGTGATAGTAGTTTCATCCTCAGCTCCGCATATTATTTCATATGGTAAAATTTCTCCGGACACAGAATTATATGACAGTGAATTGATAAAGGAAACGCCGAAATATGACTGTATAATAATTCTCGGCGCAAAGGTCACGGGCACAAGGCTCAGCAACATATTGGAGGACAGGACAAAGGCAGGAATTTTGGCATATAAGGACGGTATGTCCGACAGAATAATAATGAGCGGAGATCACGGTAAAAAGGATTATGACGAAGTCAACGCGATGAGGGAGTACGCGGAACGTCTGGGCGTTTCCACTGACGATATTTTTCTCGATCACGCGGGATTCTCAACTTATGAATCGATATATCGCGCAAAAAATGTCTTCGGAGCGAAACGCGTTCTTATAATAACTCAAAAATATCACCTCTATCGTGCCGTATTTATTGCCCGCAGACTTGGACTTGACGCTGACGGCATTTCTTCCGATTTTCGTGAATATGGCGGCATGCCTATGTTCGAAGTGCGCGAAATAATAGCAAGATGCAAGGATTTTCTTATAACACTTCTGCCTGAACGAAAATATGACGGCGATGTCTATGTCCTTTCCGGCAGCGGAACCGTTACACATGACATGCAGCCCGGAAGCCATGAAGCCTGATTTATCTTCGAAGCTTTTTGTCACAAGGCGGAAATCTATCAAATTTCATATTGGTTTTTTAGCACTCGCTTTGATTTTCTGCTTTAATATGCCCATGAGCAATTGTGAAATTTATGTTAATATTCGGCACAGGTATTGATTTTTTGAGATATGAGGTATAGAATAAACACTGTTCTTGGCACTCGGACACTTCGAGTGCTAATCAATATAGAAAATATTAATACACACTATAAACAGGAGGACATTCAAATGAAATTGAAACCACTTGCAGACAGAGTTATTCTTAAAATGGTCGAGGCCGAGGAAACCACAAAAAGCGGCATTATCCTCGCGGGCGCGGCAAAAGAAAAGCCGTCCGTCGCTCAGGTCATTGAGGTCGGCCCCGGCGGAAACGTCGACGGCAAAGAAGTTGTCATGACCGTCAAAGCGGGTGACAAAGTCATTACCAGCAAATATTCCGGAACCGAAGTAAAGATTGACGGGATCGAATACGTCATCGTCAGACAGAGCGATATTCTCGCGGTCGTCGAATAATCAAACGCATATTAACAAATAATTAAGGAGTAAATATTATGGCAAAAGAAATTATTTACGGCATCGATGCCCGCAACAAGCTCATGGCCGGCATTGACAAGCTCGCCGACACTGTTAAAATTACCCTTGGCCCGAAAGGCAGAAACGTTGTTCTCGATAAAAAGTACGGCTCTCCGCTGATCACAAACGATGGCGTTACGATAGCAAAAGAAATAGAGCTTGACGACGCGTTCGAAAATATGGGCGCCCAGCTCGTAAAAGAAGTCGCAGTCAAGACAAATGATTCCGCGGGAGACGGAACGACAACCGCCACCCTGCTTGCTCAGGCCATCATCCGTGAAGGCATGAGAAACGTCACCGCAGGCGCAAACCCGATGATCATTAAAAAGGGTATCAAGAAGGCCGTGGACAAAGCCGTCGAAGCTATCAAAGCTAACTCAAAGAAGCTCAACGGCTCCGATGACATTGTCAGAGTCGGAACAATATCCGCCAGCGACGAGCTTGTCGGAAAGCTTATAGCCGATGCCATGGAAAAGGTCACATCTGACGGAGTTATTACCGTTGAAGAAAGCAAATCAGCAGACACCTTCTGTGAAGTCGTCGAAGGAATGCAGTTTGACCGCGGATACATTTCTCCCTACATGGTCACCGATACAGATAAAATGGAAGCCAACATAGATGATGCGCTTATCCTTATCACCGATAAAAAGATATCCAATATTCAGGAAATTTTGCCGCTGCTCGAACAAATCGTTCAATCCGGCAAAAAGCTCGTTATAATCGCCGAAGACGTCGAAGGCGAAGCTCTCTCCACCCTTATTGTCAACAAGCTCCGCGGCACCTTCACCTGCGTCGCGGTCAAGGCTCCCGGATTCGGCGACAGACGCAAGGAAATGCTCCGCGATATCGCCATACTCACCGGCGGCGAAGTAATATCCGAAGAACTCGGCCTTGACCTCAAGACCGCAACTCCGGAAATGCTCGGTCACGCAAAGCAGGTTAAGATCAACAAGGAAAACACCATTATCGTCGGCGGAATGGGCAGCTCTGATGAGATTAAAGCACGCATTGCCCAGATTCGTGCCGCAATAGAAATCACAACCAGCGATTTTGACCGTGAAAAGCTTCAGGAAAGACTCGCCAAGCTCTCCGGCGGAGTTGCGGTTATAAAGGTCGGCGCAGCCACAGAAGCGGAAATGAAGGACGCAAAGCTCCGTATCGAAGATGCGCTGAACGCTACTCGCGCAGCAGTTGAAGAAGGTATCATCGCAGGCGGCGGCGTCGCGCTTCTCAATGCGATACCCGCGGTTAAAGCTCTCCTTCCGACTGTTGAAGGCGACGAAAAGCTCGGCGTTTCGATCATTCTCCGCGCTCTTCAGGAGCCCACCAGACAGATCGTTGAGAACGCGGGCTTTGAATCCAGCGTGATCATCGACAAGATCATGAATTCCGGAAAGAACAGCTACGGCTTTGACGCATATACCGAAAAATACGTCGATATGTTCGAAGCCGGTATTATCGACCCGACCAAGGTCACAAAGAGCGCCCTCCTCAACGCGGCTTCCGTCGCTTCCATGGTTCTCACCACGGAAAGCCTCGTAGCCGACAAGAAGGAAGAAGCTCCGGCCGCAGCCGCTCCTAACCCCGGCATGGGCGGCATGGGCGGAATGTATTAATCCAGGAATATAATTATGTTTAACAAGGCGCCGCCGCACCGATTGTGCGGCGGCGCCTTGGGGTTTATATTAAAATAAATTATATACACTGCATAATAATGTTCACAAACTCAGCCATTTTATAGTTGTAATGATTTTGATAGAATATTATCAATTTATTTAATAATTTATATTGACAATAACGCTCAGATGTGTTATATTAATAAAACATATAATCTTCATAATAAAAACTGATCGGAGAAGAATATTATTTTGTATTATAAAAAATCGCCGCTATTGATTATCGATGTTGTGCTAGTGTTTGTAACGGTTTTTTGCTGGGGGTGTACGGTGAATAAAGTAAATAAAAACGATTTCAATATACCCAATATTACCGCAGTTGAAACTATTGATGGTACGCAGGCAAAGGCGCTTCTTTTAGGGTACTCGTGGGATGACTGTGAAGATGGTGTTCAAGCTGATAGCATATCAGCGTATAAGGCAGAATATACCAAAGAAAATACATTGATTATTGACGGAGAAATGGGAGAGAACATTATTGCTCTTTCCGCTGAAAATCCCATGACAGCGAGTTATGAAATCTATCTACCGAACGGAATGGTATACGATAATGGGAAACGAGAATTATATGATTCACTTAACACACGCCTATACTGGACAGATGATAAAACCGGAATTGGCATAATTGCGCCATTTGTGCCAGGTGTCTATATTTATAAGGTGACAATAAAATGGGAACAGAACAATTTAAATGCCATTTATGGAATTAAGGTGGTTATGACTGGTACTCGTAACGCATATGACGAGGCTATAAGCGTAATATGGAATAATTACAATGAAGCGCTTTCTGTTTCTTTTAAGGGTGTTTCAACATTACCAGGCGCCGAATATGCGGGTAATTGCTATATCTTTGAGGTTGAATTGCCAAATGGTACTGTACAAGCCGCTATGTCAAAGAAGAATGGCACATCGTTAATCTATAGCGGTGGTAACTGGCATTTAAATAATAAATCCTAAGACTAAATATGAATATCATGAGCGATAACGATTGAGATTAGAGCATATGAGCATCCGCTTTTTTATTTTTCATATTACTAACCTCATAAAATTAATATGGCAAGGCGCATATCCTATGGATCATGCAGCCTTGCCGTTTATCAATGGATTTACTCTTTTAAGTTTTACTTATTATATCATGAATTGTTTTGTTTGTCAATATGATAATTTTATTTATTCTCTCTCCCGCCGGTTTCCTTGAACAGCAATTTTTTAAAGGCGGGACCGTTAAAGGGAATCAACGGATATAAATAAGATTTCCCGTCTGTTCCTTTTGTAAGGTATAGTATTACATGATTGATTATAAACGCGCCGATAAACCCCCAGACGCCCAGCAATCCTACGCCTATTATCAAAAATATTCTCGCAAATTTAAAGCCGTATCCAAGCTCGTAATTTGTCGGTACAAAATTTGCGATAGCCGTAAACGCAGCATATAAAATAGTCTGAGGCAAAAACCATCCTGATTTTACGGCGAAATCACCGAGCAGAAGA
The sequence above is a segment of the Oscillospiraceae bacterium genome. Coding sequences within it:
- a CDS encoding S24 family peptidase; translation: MSFSGKISVLLKDRGITKAQLAKAAGIPYTTLDSMLKRESDTERLASVFKIAEFLEVTVEELVFDGILPAPVELSDEERKLVMLFRSLDDRARGSVMNSAEYESNTCLKQKESAFKQKLKPKRLPVYDAPAAAGAALPLLTDDYAMDWAENAPDDASFGIKIRGDSMIPVIENGAVVWVKKQSTLEPGEIGIFILNGESLCKRLEYRNGGCYLISENSAYNPIRIYDTDELHVAGRVILQ
- a CDS encoding ElyC/SanA/YdcF family protein; the encoded protein is MRKYIISNGSTRKKRPVLFNIAAIFAGAVVLTALSAALMNVIVVSSSAPHIISYGKISPDTELYDSELIKETPKYDCIIILGAKVTGTRLSNILEDRTKAGILAYKDGMSDRIIMSGDHGKKDYDEVNAMREYAERLGVSTDDIFLDHAGFSTYESIYRAKNVFGAKRVLIITQKYHLYRAVFIARRLGLDADGISSDFREYGGMPMFEVREIIARCKDFLITLLPERKYDGDVYVLSGSGTVTHDMQPGSHEA
- a CDS encoding co-chaperone GroES yields the protein MKLKPLADRVILKMVEAEETTKSGIILAGAAKEKPSVAQVIEVGPGGNVDGKEVVMTVKAGDKVITSKYSGTEVKIDGIEYVIVRQSDILAVVE
- the groL gene encoding chaperonin GroEL (60 kDa chaperone family; promotes refolding of misfolded polypeptides especially under stressful conditions; forms two stacked rings of heptamers to form a barrel-shaped 14mer; ends can be capped by GroES; misfolded proteins enter the barrel where they are refolded when GroES binds) yields the protein MAKEIIYGIDARNKLMAGIDKLADTVKITLGPKGRNVVLDKKYGSPLITNDGVTIAKEIELDDAFENMGAQLVKEVAVKTNDSAGDGTTTATLLAQAIIREGMRNVTAGANPMIIKKGIKKAVDKAVEAIKANSKKLNGSDDIVRVGTISASDELVGKLIADAMEKVTSDGVITVEESKSADTFCEVVEGMQFDRGYISPYMVTDTDKMEANIDDALILITDKKISNIQEILPLLEQIVQSGKKLVIIAEDVEGEALSTLIVNKLRGTFTCVAVKAPGFGDRRKEMLRDIAILTGGEVISEELGLDLKTATPEMLGHAKQVKINKENTIIVGGMGSSDEIKARIAQIRAAIEITTSDFDREKLQERLAKLSGGVAVIKVGAATEAEMKDAKLRIEDALNATRAAVEEGIIAGGGVALLNAIPAVKALLPTVEGDEKLGVSIILRALQEPTRQIVENAGFESSVIIDKIMNSGKNSYGFDAYTEKYVDMFEAGIIDPTKVTKSALLNAASVASMVLTTESLVADKKEEAPAAAAPNPGMGGMGGMY